The genomic interval TACTGTATGCTTCTTATTATTAAGTGTGGAGGGATATTgaatggcaatattatttaataactgtgttattattactattattatcattattattaattgttattaaatatcttaccttctgtatttaatattacatcTACTGCATCAGAGTCTAATAGCATGCTTcttataacaacacaaacaacaaaaacattgattAGAAAAACTCAGATGGAGCAAATAGTGCcggtttaaattgtttaaaaacatcGAATCATTTCTCCTAATAAAAGAATAGTTAATGAACTTAATTACCCGGAAGGAGAATATgtcaataaaataaagaaaagtgtGAATAGAAAGAACTTGAATAATTATACGTTTTTAATATAGGGCTAATTTTTATCCTTTTTTGGTAAAGAGGTGTTGTAAAAAAGCTgcttttattaatgaaattcgtATTTTCGTATCtattaaaaataggcctatccTTTTCCATTGTATATCTTGCGCTTACGACTCTTACGCTTACTTACGTAAGAATCGTTaataacgcaacgcaagtgatcgCAAGCAAtaaaatcccggtttcctgtaaattCGCGATAAATCGACGTATCAGACGGAGATTCGATACCCCGGTTTCCTGTCGATCGTCTATTTTTCTTGCGTTTACGTCGATTTCACCAAAATATTGCCGTAAGCGGTTTCCTGTCAAATGTTGGTTTcttaaggctggtttcctgtcgacgtaagaagtcgaattttgcaacgattcttgcgtttcatacgtttcttacgtctcttacgaaagttgagaaaaaattgacgtcgttgacgtaaagcctggtttccagtcGACGTAAGACTTGCTTCCGCTTACGATTGCGTCGTTTTCTTACGATTACGCTTGCGTTCCGATCAGTAGACAAAAAACTAACGTCGACACAAAATTGTCATAATCGCGTTGGACCGCAAAAATTTAGATTATTACATGTGCTGATTCCGTCGTTACGAAAGTTGAATTTATCGCAAGTCTGTCCTTCTTGCGCTTACGTCGAGTTGAATTTTTTCCTTCCGACAACACATGGCTCACACAATTCCTCCTCGCGAAAAGAGAGGAGGCCATTTTCCAAAACATAAACAGTGCAGTGCGATTTCAATATGGTTATTCGTAGGAGAGGACGTGAGTTGGCCAAAAAGATACTATATTTAAGAATATTAACGAGAAGGATTAGAGGAGAAAGGAGTTGAACAAAGAACCAAGAATCCACAAGTTCTGGGAGAGGAAAGTGCTAAAAGAAAGAATAGAGTTCGGGCAGTACCATACATTATTTAAGACCCTGATAAAAAACGACAGAGAATGGTTtttttaggtaggcctaggcctatatatattaataacatttaattattattaatatctttttaggcctagatgtttaattgtaatttgcatttataattataaaggccctaggcctaggcctagtagagtaCATGGCCATCATATGGACCTGGCTAAATAAAGATGAAGGTCACAGTTCATTTCAGCCGCCGAGCTGGCGTCTATATAAAGACGATGGTGagtaaaataggcctaggcctaggctaggataggcctatataggcttacagtatttaggcctatatgctaTGATCAAGACACTCCTAGACAGATCTTTATTCTAGGCTAGTAAAGTAGGTAGGTTACTACAACTAGAATCCAGTCCACACATGGTCtacactactagtactactactactactgtacaccCATCTACAGTGGTAGCCTAGAGAAGTACTAAACGGATAGGAAGTATGTATTACtcctactgttattattatgttgaaaaattaaaatctaaattgattaaatagtGCATGCAGTACACAATGAACAATTGTAGTCTAAATAAAATATCCCAAACAAAAGTGCATTTATTGCCGTAGAAGATTGAATACATAACATaatcacaaataatacatttactaATCATGAATTAACTTTCACATTTGGCAAATCAATTCTGTTATTACTTCTTAAAATAGTCACGGAACAATTGCATAATTTGTAGTTCCATATCTTCCTTGTCTTCCAAGTCGTCCGAGACATTACCCAATAAGTCGGCTTCTTCTGTTTCATTTTGCAACTCAGTACCTTCTcctaaaatgacaataaataatgtttttttttatttttaagccTTGAAAGTATGTAGTGTTGGTACAAACTATTTTGTAgtaatgtaaatgtaaaatattattttttgttatttataattttgtttattgtctTCAGGTATTTAAGGATGACGCCGGAAAGATTTAGTCATCTTCTGTCTGCGGTTGAGCCCTATCTAAAGATAAGACAAGACAGAGGTCGTACTGCAATTTCAGCAGAAGAAAGGCTTGTGATAACTTTGCGTTATCTGGCTACGGGTGATTCGATGGCATCACAAACATTTAACTTTCGGGTTGGTCGTGCAACAGTTTCTAACATAATCCGGGAAGTTTGTGATTCAATTTGGACAGCTTTAAATAAGAAATACCTAAGGCTACCCTCAAGTGAGAGTGAATGGATGACAATTGCagaaaaatttgaaaatgattGGGATGTTCCTCATGCGATTGGTGCAGTAGACGGTAAGCACATTGCTATCGAGTGTCCCAAATTTGGCGGCTCGATGTACTATAACTATAAAGGCTttcatagtacagtattaatggCAATTTGTGATGCCAGTTACTCATTTGTATGGACAAGCATTGGCTCATATGGGCGGGACAATGATTTTGCTATTTTTGGTGCGTCATCATTTTTCAAAAGAGCTGATTTTGGAACGCTAAAGCTGCCACCACCATCGGTTGTGGGTGGTCAACAATTGCCTTATGTTTTATTAGGGGATGATATATTTCCTCTTAAAACTTGGTTAATAAAACCATATGGTGGCAACAATTTGACTGATGAAGAGGAAGTGGCAAATTATAGGACATCGAGAGGACGCCCAACCATCGAAAACACCTTTGGTGTAATGGCTGCAAGGTGGCGCATATTTAGGCGTCCTATAAGAGCAAATATTGAAACTGTTGACCAGATTACAAAAGCTGTAATCTGCCTACACAATTACCTAATGCAAACTGATAACGCACACTACATACCCAGCGGGTTTGTTGACAGCTGGAGCAATGCAGAATTTAAAGAAGGGGAATGGCGCAGTGTTGTGTAAGATGATGAAACTGGCCTTCAAAATATAAGAAGTGTGGGGTCAAACAATTATACGGCTACTGCCAAAGAAACAAGAGATAGGTTTCGAGACTACTTTAACAGCCAGGAAGGTGCTGTTCCTTGGCAGTATGATGTGGTACACAATTGCGGTCCTTTGGCATCTTAAAAGTGTTGTtagtaaattgtttaaaatatgtatttgtaGTCTTCCTGTTTTGTAAATAATCtatatgacatttttttaaatctattttcaaATATGTTCTgagtaatttttaatattgacaaatcttgtttattgaagaaaaaaataacaatgttgTAGTTTATGCTTGCTATAACTtgcattcataattattttttgttgtctTGTCCTTGTACTATGGTTTACATTTCCAAACATTCCAAATAAAAATCGATTTTACATGagcaaaaattatttaaatatattgctGATGTTGCAGAAcgttaacaaatatttatatttgattgcTACTTGAAgatgttattaaatgttgttaATGAGATATTGAGATgtaaaattacttttatttgtttatcctCATTTCAAATAGTGTGATAAAAAATTTAGTGTGTGGTGGttgataaatacaattatttacctgagtCGTCAAAGTCCAGCTCCAACACTTGTTGAGTTTCGGAAAAAAAGCCGTGTGCATTCAGATGAAGCTTCCGACTCGGTTAATGAAATCGACATTTCTTCGGACTCTAGTGTCTTCCTATGATTTATATGTTTAATCAACCATCTCATGTGTTCCCACTCATGGCCAATTGGGAGGATGTCATCCCTGCCTGCACCACTACGGACACTAGCCCTAACCTTCTTTAGATGTCtacaaaagtaataataattataacgattattataataactataattatgattataataataataataagggcctagcctaggccttacACTCTACCTGGAAAATGCTGTTCTTCGAGTGTTATAAATTTGTTGGCACTCTTCTACTGCGACGTTAACATCTTTAGAAACAGCTTCCCACGCATTTTTTTTCCCCGTTTTCCACTTTTGTATTCTTTGGTATTTTTGTCATATAGACAAAGATAAGCTTGAATAGCGTCAAACACACGGACTTCTTTACATCTATTGGATTTTTTTACCCGGCGATGTTatttacatataggcctacagttcaTCTATTGGATTTTTTTACCCggtttttatttccttttttataaataaattcaaatgaTGTAggctaattataattatttattttcattatcaaaTGAATTATCATATGCCTATAAATTGTGTTTAGATTCaagcatggattaaagaatctattctttaatccatgattCAAGCAAACACTTCGgtgaatttaataaatatatatcattaatttatttcccAACCTACCTTCAtcatacaattaaaacaaaatcattacgTAACTTTTCCTCACCTGCTTTTGAACGCAAACTATCCCAGGTGAACGTATTGTTATACTGATGATCCTGATGATGACACTGTTCTCTGACATTTTATGAAATGGTATTGCCATAACGTTTTTAATTTAGTCCGTCTGTGTGTATTATTTTTACTCATTATATcgtatttttataatgtttatataattataataagtaaCAAGCAAGacaattttgtatatttcttaCATCTATTTCGTATTTCATCCACCTAAATTATTACATTCTATCacgaattgaaaaaaaaaagtggttcATGTTTATTTACGTATCATTATTGTCAACAATTCTTAATATATACGGTACTTTCTACTTTCTATCACCTTTCGAAGCTTTGACCTTCTTGCCAACGTCACATAATCCTCGTCACTGATTGGCTGGTTCTTACGATCATTGCGCTTAcgcttacgaaagttgacttcaagtcaactttcgtaagcgTAAGCGGAAGGGTATAAAATCGAATCGTAAGGCATGTTCATCCAGAAATTCACCGGTTTCCTGTCGAACCGTCGAATATCGACGTAACAGACGGAAGCTTCAGTCACCGGTTTCCTGTCAAACACTTGTACTACGACGATTTCtacttgcgttacgtcgtttTGACATTTAGCTTTTTTCAACCGGTTTCCTGTCGATTTTCAATTTCCAATGTAAAAACGACGCAATCGTAAGAAATTCTAATTTCTTACGTCgactggaaaccaggctttagtcaagatcgtgtcgggccacagaaaaacatctgtagttatgctgctcccgaaagttgaaattttggctatgaaacacacgtcgtatgcttacgtcgattttagtgttgttacgaaagttgaaatttttttcttacgtcggtcagatttatgacgtatttgaaacaacatctctgattggtgtttctttttagagcgagttttatcattttttgcgcgaaatgttga from Antedon mediterranea chromosome 5, ecAntMedi1.1, whole genome shotgun sequence carries:
- the LOC140048778 gene encoding uncharacterized protein, yielding MTPERFSHLLSAVEPYLKIRQDRGRTAISAEERLVITLRYLATGDSMASQTFNFRVGRATVSNIIREVCDSIWTALNKKYLRLPSSESEWMTIAEKFENDWDVPHAIGAVDGKHIAIECPKFGGSMYYNYKGFHSTVLMAICDASYSFVWTSIGSYGRDNDFAIFGASSFFKRADFGTLKLPPPSVVGGQQLPYVLLGDDIFPLKTWLIKPYGGNNLTDEEEVANYRTSRGRPTIENTFGVMAARWRIFRRPIRANIETVDQITKAVICLHNYLMQTDNAHYIPSGFVDSWSNAEFKEGEWRSVV